The Engystomops pustulosus chromosome 2, aEngPut4.maternal, whole genome shotgun sequence genomic interval cgtcggagttcatgatccattgctgggtgcaggtaagcgggtgtccagcgacactttttttaaaaaaaaaatgcggcggtttctctgaatccgtggggttttcattcggctatatactacagggaggctggcaggctatatactacaggggggctggcaggctatatactacaggggggctggcaggctatatactacaggggggctggcaggctatatactacaggggggctggcaggctatatactacaggggggctggcaggctatatactacaggggagctggcaggctatatactactggggctgtgaccaatgcatttcccaccctcagcttatactcaagtcaatagtttttcccagttttctgtgataaaattaggtaccttggtttatactcgggttggcttatactcgagtatatatggtagctgAATTGATAACACTTTTATAGGAATAAGAAAAAGCCTTACCATCACATGGAGCTTTGCCTTCCCCTCTTGTATAATAAAAGAACCTCCCATTCCGACAGCTTTATCTTGATAGTGTTCTTTCAAGGATTTTCTCATACAGCTCACAAAGTTATCTTTACCTGTCCGTCTCTTTACCTTGACTTCAATGACCTTAAAATGGATGTAACATCAGTGAATGGGTCATCATAGCAAACATTTTTAACTAACTTCCATTCTTAAAATTATTTGTGTTCTCAAATATAtttatgaataaaaaaaacacatgggtGACAATGCAGTGTTAGTAGAGCAGGTAAATGCCATGCCATTACATTATAATAGCAGTTTGGGAACCAGTTAACTTTTACATTAAACTATTACCTTTCCTGGGTTCCCCTCACTGGCATACAGATTTGACAGAAGCCCAAAGTCATTGTCACTAAACCTTTCTCTGTATTTCTCCAAAATACAGCTGTTATCTCCAGGGTTGACGCTGGCCATGTAGTTACCATTTACAGCAGGTGAAGTTCGACTTTCTGCTTTTATAGAAAAAATCATCTGTAAAGCAAGGAAAAGTCACTGGATTACTATTCTCATATAACCACACAACTAGAAGACCCTGAGCAAAGCGGgataaaagtatatataaatgtatccaGCATCTATTTTTTGTCAAATACAGAATAGCTATTCCTGTATGGATGAATTTATAGGAATTATATGCATGCCCAAACAAAAGTTTTTAAGGTGCTTCACTATGGTTCTTGCTGTTTTCACATATAACTTTATAATGTTTGCTTGGGAATAAGCCTCTAAAATCATGTTTCTTACAGTCTTTAGACAGTAATGCATCACCTGTTACAGGTAGTTCCAATAAACTGCATGTAGTATCGCCCAGCTCAATTTTTCTTTAtcaaaaatatatcaattgtTACAAGCATTTTAGGCAAAACATAATCACCCAAGTGTGAAAGTCCATATAATCCAGCGTGAACTTCAGGGAGACGGGCTGAGCACACCATGTGATTACTCCATTAAGGAGGACGGCATCCAACACATCATGTGATGTTTCAGGGCGTGGCCCCTTCTTCAGACATGCATGACCCTTTCTTCAGAAGCATGTCTAAAGAAGGGGCCACTCCCCGAAACAAAGCAGGGAATTGGTAAAAATTGCCATGGCGTCCTATTTTTAAGCAGTGTGATGTAAGGGAAGGGGCTTATAGGGATGGAAAGGTCCCTCTGGTGGTCTCCTATCCCCATGGGTACAACATTATAGATATTCTGGTATATGCACAGACTATAGTCTTTAGTACAATAGATTTAGTGCAGCGACCATCTGTGGCATTGTAGGGTTTACCCCTAAGCACAGAACTAAAGGCATTATGAAAAGACAGAAAAGCATTGTTTGTGTTATTATTGAACCCATGTAAAGTAGACGAGTCTGGTAAAAATTAATCCAAATTTCACAAACCTCAGCAATCATCCCCACGCTTTTATGGGAACAGGCTCCAGCACCGAGTATATAGGCTCCAGGTAGCTCAATCTTCTTCGCTACAGTGTTGATGTCATAAATCTTGAGAACAATAAGTAAGAAGtaaaaataacaatataaaatTCCAGACATAATACAGAATGAAATAAATAAAGTCTGGATACACTACACTACGGGGTACTGAACACCACATTGGTGCAATTCCCTGGAAATGTCTGTATGGGCCAGACTAAGGGGCATGATGGTTATTACTACTAATCTGAGACAGACAGTATAATTTGTAAATCAAGCTGCAAGTTGCAATGTAATATTCTATGATGTACGTGAAGAATGGAAGTGAAATGGAGAATTAAAAAAATACCTCTACATTTATCACATACTTTATCAAGTTGTGGAGTGGGCAACAAATATGGAACACCTCCAACATCTACAATTCTTGACTTCCCACTGAGACCTGTAAATGTTACAAACAATTAAGGAATAATTACAAAACACTACTTATAAACCAAAATTTGTTTAGTGAACCTATTTGGGCTGTCTAAGTATGCATGGAATTTTCAGCCAATCCTGTTTAAACAGGTAAGACGCACTGTGACTGGTGTGACAGCCATTTTAGTACTTGAGAACATAAAAAACATACTCAGGGTCTCTACAGAACATTTACAATGTTACATGTTCAGGTTCATAACAGAATAATCGAAAAATACTGAACAAAAATGGTACTTTTGGCAGAAATTCAAGGGGAAAGAATTTTTGTCTAAAAAGAATATGGCAGCACAAATTAAGATTGCATAAAGTTGCATAAAAAACACATCCAAAGACCTATGTCCTTTGCACAGACAAGACCAAAGTGGAGATGTTTGACCATAATCTACAGCAGGGTTATAATGATCGTGGTTGCAGCGGGGGGTGCAACCATGACCAGGCCAGAGCTGGCAGATCGCAGGCCCATGAGGAGGAATAATAATTAATTGTAGGCATGTCTTTACGACACACATACTTTTGATTGAGATTGCAATGCAGAGATAGACCTGCCTGCACACTCTCAATGATGCAGGTGACGTGAAGAGGTCACGATGCCACTTGCATCCTACACTGATGcccaggaagaagaggagagccGCATGAGCATCGGAAGACGGAGGTGATTAATTCATTTTTTTGTGTATGTTCTTTAAATGGCTGCAACCACATAGCTTATTAAGTGGGGCCCCATTTCAATAAAAGTATTAAATATGGGCTGTAAAATGTAAAACTAATAAATAAGAAGGGCTGCTCaacttaaagcataactaaactttcaaactagtttttattttttttaaataaaaaatgtaatattaatttattttgtaGTGTTTCTGTTGTATGTTTTCACAAAGAAATGCTTTCTGTAAATTTCTTATTTGAACGGTTTCTGCTGTTACtaacttagggctcattcaggcgAATAAGCAACACGTAGAagaaagtaacggcactcacccacttgttagaaaagtgtaatgtcctttattcaggtgaagaagcataaaatcacatgcagggagaagcaagCCTTGCTCATTCAGGCAAATATTTGGGGGCAGTGATCtgcgaccagatcacagcccccacagACTTCGTAGGCTCCCAGTGACGAtgcggtgagcacacagtggggcttatttactaagggtcccacggccgcatttccgtagcgttttccaacattttcggggatcgtgcctctgggacaggtatttagcaggcgattgtgtcACACTCGATCTGATTTATATAATGATAAATGCATCTCAAGTACAATGTGTAAGATGGGCTGCGTTAAGGATTCCGATATATTGAGGCCAAAGTTTGAAATAAGTCCCACTGGAGTCTTGTCACTCACTTTTGCTGAAAAGTAAGGACAGCATATCTGTATATTTAGTCTCATCTACAGAGATTGTTCTTTCCCATTTAGTTTTCCCAAGTACAACGCTAAAAGGCATGTGTCATCTCCTGCTGAGCTAATAGAAAGGAGTGTTGAGAACTGTAAGCAAAGAAGTGAAGAGGGTAAAGTACCCAATaaaacaacacattggggctcatttactaaggtccacgCGCACTATCGGTGgactttctgacgttttcggggattgcatggctatgacaggtatttaacaggggtctgtgcaggcattgtgtcgcacgcgatctgtttttggcgcagatgcactggctttcatgcgacagaaattggggggcgtgctggactgagcacgggatttacctttcaaattgtgccgcaacacaatgcacttacatacaccacgaagaagatgatgaactcagTCGGACCGgagtagggaagcgacacatacaggatattgggcgcacaatcttagtgaatcgcagtagaatgcattctcgttggacaatgcactttaggggaATTtcgtcagacaggtaagtaaatctgccccattgtgcaatATATAGATCTGTGGGAATTAAGTAGAAGCAGTGCACACCACACATAGGGACCCCCTTAAATGTGAACCTCTTAAGAAGGAAAGGCTATGGTGGTATTTTCTGCATATGAACatgttgtttttatttgtttCGATGTATTCAACTATGTATATTGCTACAATAACTGGCAATTATAAATCTTAATAAAAAAGAGATAATCATTATTGGAGTTACCTTTTACAGGGAATCCAAATGGATCCTGTGTTAGATCAGGACAATCCACAACTTTAACATGAACTTCTGCATAATTCTTTTTTAAACCGCCTTCCAGCACTAAAGGCAAAAACATTTGTGTGATTAGGACTGTACCTTATAACTAAATACAAAAAGGACACAAAAAGTCATCCCATTTTGATCAAACTGTCTGACAGTCTTTGCTGAGCCACCCTCTCTATTCCCATGTACTTACTTGTGGGGCCATCACAACGCACCGGACAATATAATAACTCAGGTAGGCATTTGCTTGCCATGATATGCGGATTCTTTACAACAACTCCAGGACAATAACACTCTGCAGCAGGATTTGCCACTTCTACAAGGTAAAAATGCTAAGGATCTCAGCTAGAATATAGTGCTGTCTACACAGACCATGCATATCATGAGTCAAAGTGTGATTTTGGGCTTAAAATCTCTTGCTGCATATCTACATGTTGGTTTAATCCATTAAGTTGGACTAATAGTCATGGCGCTCAGCGCCATTGTTTACACACTTCAATGAGATGGGACAGGACACTCCTTTCTTGAGTGCCTTAAACAAAGATCATTTGCTAAGTGCAGAATATGGGAGTTTATTAGAAATTGTACATGTTTCAGTAATGCAGCCATGCATATCTAATAAGATATTTAGAGACTCTAGGAAGTAGATACATATAAAAAGCTGTAATATTAACTCACCTGCAGCAATTTCTTCCAGAGCAGGGCAATGGAGAGGACAGCTTTCAGTGTCTGCCATCTTTCTACAATGGTACTAGttaaattaagtatttactaaaaaaaaaaaaaaaaaaaaggatcaaagTTCAGGCAACTGAGAAAGAATGGAATTAATGATTAAAAATTAAACATACACAGAAATTTGTTTTCATCTGGTTAACTATAAAAATAActataaaatattaatttaacCAATcgttggggtgggggggggggtcacattgcTTTTGACGGTGAAATTTTGACAAAACCAGAAAAATCTGATGATGAAGCTAAGAGACAGCTAAAAGAGTTGTCTCATCTATAACCATTTCCTCATGCCacaagataggggataacaatctgatagtGGATAGTGGAGACCACTGGCACCCTTACTGATCATGAAAAGGCTGAATGGAAGAGCTGAACACGTTTGACCTGCTTCTTCACTCATACATGGGGTCTGGACCCCTGTTCTCAAGATCACTAGCGTCCCAAACTGTTTTTCTCCATCATGTGGttatggaataacatttaaatattttaatcaCTTCAGGTTTGCTGGTGGAAGCCAAAGCAAGTCAGGAAATCCcaggttatttaataatttatgcaTTGTACAAGGAAGCTACAATATAACCCCCAAATGTAGTAGAATCCACAACATGTAGCATGAGCATAGCTAGAAATGACTGGACCCCCCCGCACACTTTCTTtccttacacaggactgctggtgCTCCCTACATGTAAAGACCGGTGCCATGGGTCAAATAGGTGATTGCAGCAAGTCCCCAATGAGCATGCAggcaatgtgatgacatcattataAAGCCTGCACCACACAGCGCTAAGAGAAGAATCTGAAGAATGCTGAATCAATAGCAGCTGCGTTTTTTATAAACAAAATGCCATTGAATCTTGCAGTGAATGCTTAGTAGGCTATCAAACGTCAAGGCCCAATTGGagatgctatggctgctacaccAGTAGTTTCTCTGATACTAAGAAGTCCAGATGTCacttccactttattctttggatcagaaCCATTTTATAGTCTAATacgtttttccattttactttctgtttatctctCCTCGCTTtcgagctgtatgagggcttattttctgtgtaacaacctGTACTTCCTAGTaatgttattttatatttcatgccttgtactgggaagtagaaataaaatgaaaaatgcagtaaaattggctgcatttgcaccattttcttgtgggctctgttttcacATCTGTTATTGTAcactccaaatggcatctctaatatattctttgtatCGGTACATTCAGAGATAccacatttaccatatatactcgagtataagcctagtttttcagcatacAAAAAtgggctgaaaacccaaactcagcttatactcgagtaaaaaaaatatatcaaaactcacctttctggcttcccccgctgctggctatatactggggctggctatatactgggggatataggctggcaggctatatactgggggggcagttgctggctatatactatgtggcagggtctggcaggctatatactctggaggctgtgaccaatgcatttcccaccctcggcttatactcgagtcaataggttttcccaggttttgttgtaaaattaggggcctcggcttatacttgggtcggcttatactcgagtatatacgggtatataggttttattaggtgctaatagattttaaaaaatttaaaccttttgtcaaaatttttttttaattaattttatcatatgctgactccaatacctttttcatacttagggtgaagacacacatggcgtttttgggccgtttttgggccgtttttactaagtgcgttttcagattgttaaaaacgcatgcgttaaaaaacgcatccgttttttaaaaacgcatgcgtttttgtccgtttttcattgcgcaatttcggaaaaacggatgcgttttttaacgcatgcgtttttaacaatctgaaaacgcacttagtaaaaacggcccaaaaacggcccaaaaacgccatgtgtgtcttcacccttaggagtATGAAGTTAGCGAATATGTCATTTTTTCAAGgacgagctgacgttttcattgctaccatcttTTTTTcagccatcttctgacactattcactttttcatactttggtgtacagctgtgttaggtgtcataTTTTTTTtgaatgagctgatgttttcattgctaccattttgaggactgtgcaacattttcataactttttattacatttttgatgtgatgtaaaatggtgaaaaagtagcGTTTCAGTCATTTATGcattattttccgttatgggattCACCATGGCAATAACCgattttattttttgatagatcaagcattTTAGGACGCGGAAATACCTaacgtgtttttttttattgtttatgatgttttatatcagttctagggaaaggaggggtgttttgaatttattattttgttaactttttttttaacggtcttttagaccatctagagtacattaaccctagatggtttgATCGTTCTTACCGTATTATGCAATACTACAgctttgcagtatatggcatttttacgcAGTGTTCATATGTTCTATGGAAGAGAAGATATTTTCTCAATATTTGGGAAGAAGAGTTATTTTCTCACTGTCATCTATGCATGTGACATTAACAAGTTTGTTAATATTTGATGTTATTTAACCCATTACCAGCTGGTTCCCATGACTCGTTGTAGAGACACAGTGACCATTGGAGATGCAATCCTGTACAGCGCTGACATCTCAATACACCGGACACATAACTTGTCCTCACAGGAAACTGTGGATGCAGTTTTTTGTCCAGCAATCAGTTTCCCTTTACTATGTGAGAGGGGAAACATCTGTAGAAGCAGCACATGACATAGTCTCTCATGGAAttatttaaaggagtattcccaattTATGGCATAACCACTGCTACCTCAATCCAGACAGTTCTGGATTATCCAGCAGAGATGAGATGGCAGATTATGCCTCTGGATAAACTGTGCATTATATTGACAGCGCAGGCACATACCACAAAGTTAGTTTCACACAATGGAAAAAACAATAGCTTTTTTACCCATATCCTCAAGTTCAGTACAAGTAAAATATGCACAACCCATTATATTTGCCAATTCCTATTAGGATCCACTAACTATCAAACAATTTTACAAGAAACGCAGTATGTGAAAGCAGCTGTCAAAACTTTCCAGCAATAATAGAAGCATCCATAGTCCTGCAAGGCGCGGATGTAAGGATCTGCCCTTCGTACCTACATGAAGCGCCGTACACCGCTCCGTCCTCAGATGCGCACTCCACAGCTCCGCCCACACGCGGTCATGTGACCACATCGGCAGCTCTAGGGTTCCGATGGCTGCGGCTTGTAAGGTAAGTCCCCGCCATATTTCCGAAGTCTCCGAAGTGGTGATGAAGGAACATGTCCACAGGAAAATGTCCTCTCCCCTGTGCGTGAGGCAGAAGCTGGAGCTTGAATAGTTGTGCCTGTGTTGGTGCGGGCGAGCGGTCCTCTGCTGGGCCCAGATAGTAGTTGTCCCGCCAGGAGCTGCGCTTGCTCGTGGCCGGTAATACAGGCTATAGGACATTATTGGGTGCAGAAGACACACGGAGATAGGGAGTTGGTGAGTGCACTGTTGTCTAGCGCAGGAAAATGGCTTCCTGAAACACAGACTATATTCTTGGGCTGCACACGCCggtaaggccgtgttcacactaaGCAATTGAAAGGCTCCATCCTGATCAGATAGTTGGTACAGAAACGTGCAGGGAATGCGATGATAACTCAATCTGCACGGAGACTTTCAATTGCGTTAGACACAATCAAAATGCTACGTGTGAAGGGAAAGTGGATCACTCAGTAATATCGTTATCCTAGAAAACTCATTCATGAAGCCCATTGTATATGGGTTGGCTCTGGTTAGAGCCTTTGTAAGTTATTACAAAGTTGTAATAAGCCACCTTCACACACATTGGGCCTTAttcatcaaatgtgtctgcaagcAAAACTCAGCTAGTTGCTTATGACAACAAATCATAGCATAGCTTTCGTTTtgaaaactgctgtgggaaaatgaaagatgtgctctgataggttgccatgagccagaagaacagttttgctctcaggcaattttgataaatctccctaattATCTTTTTGTTTTTGCTGTCCTTATGTCATCAGTTACTGAGACTGCATAAATGGGCACGTGGCATCTGTTTTTGTGGATGAGCATAAAAAATGGAAGGCTGACAGATGATGTCAGTAGCTTGTCC includes:
- the C2H11orf54 gene encoding ester hydrolase C11orf54 homolog, whose amino-acid sequence is MADTESCPLHCPALEEIAAVLEGGLKKNYAEVHVKVVDCPDLTQDPFGFPVKGLSGKSRIVDVGGVPYLLPTPQLDKIYDINTVAKKIELPGAYILGAGACSHKSVGMIAEMIFSIKAESRTSPAVNGNYMASVNPGDNSCILEKYRERFSDNDFGLLSNLYASEGNPGKVIEVKVKRRTGKDNFVSCMRKSLKEHYQDKAVGMGGSFIIQEGKAKLHVMPREFAACPLNTDEDVDNWLHFFNMKAPLICQSVFVSHDPGFDLRVEHTHCFSHHGEGGHYHNDTTPDSVQYLGYFHPAEYLYRIDRPAVTHMIGRD